In the Sphingobium sp. Z007 genome, CGTGCATCTTGTCGCGGTGATAGCTGTAGCTGTCGCGTTCGGGCAAGCGCATCACCATGCCCAGCGCACGGCCGCGCGGGATGATCGTCGCCTTGTGGATCGGGTCGGACGCGGGTTCATGCACCGACACGATGGCGTGACCGGCCTCATGATAGGCGGTCATCTTCTTCTCGTCGTCGGTCATGACCATGGAGCGGCGTTCCGCGCCCATCATAACCTTGTCCTTCGCGGACTCGAACTCGCTCATCGCGACCAGCCGCTTGCCACGCCGCGCCGCCGTCAGCGCCGCTTCGTTGACCAGATTGGCCAAGTCCGCGCCGGAAAAACCGGGCGTGCCGCGCGCGATCGTGCGCGGCTCGACGTCGGGTGCCAGCGGCACCTTCTTCATGTGCACGGCCAGAATCTTCTCGCGCCCATCGATGTCGGGACGGGGCACGACGACCTGGCGATCGAAGCGACCGGGACGCAGCAGCGCCGGGTCCAGCACGTCGGGGCGGTTGGTGGCCGCCACGATGATGATGCCCTCATTGGCCTCGAAACCGTCCATCTCGACCAGCAATTGGTTCAGCGTCTGCTCGCGCTCGTCATTGCCATTGCCCAGACCCGCGCCACGATGGCGGCCGACCGCGTCGATTTCATCGATGAAGACGATGCACGGCGCGTTCTTCTTGGCCTGTTCGAACATGTCGCGCACGCGGCTCGCGCCAACGCCCACGAACATCTCAACGAAGTCGGAACCAGAAATGGTGAAGAAAGGCACGCCCGCCTCCCCCGCGATCGCGCGAGCCAGCAGCGTCTTGCCGGTGCCAGGCGAACCGACCAGCAACGCGCCCTTGGGAATTTTGCCGCCCAGACGCGCGAACTTCGTCGGGTCTTTCAGGAATTCGACAATCTCTTCCAATTCTTCGCGGGCTTCATCGATGCCCGCAACGTCCTGGAACGTCACCTTGCCATGCTTTTCGGTCAGCAGCTTGGCCTTGGACTTGCCAAAACCCATAGCGCCGCCCGCGCCGCCGCCCTTCTGCATCTGGCGCAACACGAAAAAGGCGATGCCCAGGATCAGCAGAAACGGCAGCGATTGATAGATGAGGATCTGCCAAAAGCTGGGCTGATCCTGCGCCTGGCCCGAATATTTGACGTTATAGTCGTCCAACAAGCCGGTCAGGCCAGGATCATTGACCGGCACCGTGGTGAACTTCTGCCCGCTCGACAATGTGCCGCTGATCTTGTCCGGCGCAATCGCGACGTCCTTGACCTGGCCTTCCTGCACTTTGGAGCGGAACTCGGAATAGGCGATGCCCGACCCCGCACTGGATGCGGTCCGGCTGTCGAACAGCGACACGAACATCAGCAGGGCGACGATCACGCCCGCCCAAATCATGGCGCTCTTGATCCAGGGGTTGCCCGGCGGGTCTTTTTCGTCGTTCATCATCACTCGCTTTCAACGGCCAAGATAGGGCGCATCAGCAAAAGCGCAAGCAGGCCCCGTCGCGCCCCGGCCGCTATTTCATGCGTCGCCGATAAGGCGCAGCGCTATGTACATAAGCGCGAGCGCCAATCCGCCCGACAGGCCACACAGAAGATAGCCGATATAAAGCAGGAGTGGCGGATGCGCCCGCCCCCGCCTGCGATTACGCTGCGCCGCCGAAAGGATGACACTGGCCAACAGGCCATAGGTCAGGGCCGCAAACTCCACCATGCACCAGATTCCCCGCTAGAAAGGTCGCATGATAGCTATCAAAACCCTTAAAGACAGGTCATTGCGCCGCGTCAAATCGGCGAACTGTGGGGCTATCACGACAATATGTGGAACTTTTGCGTAACAATATCTAGCGCGTGCGGCGTGGCGGCGCTGGATACAGAGTCCACTTTGCTCCACCCTCCACCAGCCAGTCGCCAACGCTCGCTTTTCCACCAGCGGCGGCGGCGGCGATGGCGCGATCCAAACTATCGCCGCGCGGTGGCGGCGCGCCCGCTCGATCCAGCATGAGCAGCAGCAATCGCCGTAGATATTCGCGCGGCAAGTCGGTACGCTCCAGCCGCCAGCTGCCCCCGTCCACCCGCACATGCGCCTGCGCCAGCATCGCCACGCTCCACGCAATCGCCTCATCCGACTCCGCAAGGGCCGCGGCGCTGCGCGCAGCCGCCTCGACATCCAGCCAGGGCGCCTGCGCCAACGCCGCCCGCAACGCCGCCCGGTCGAAGCGCGGATCGGCATTGGACGGATCATGGACATGGGGCAGCCCTTCCGCATCGACAAGCGCCTGCAACGCCGCCTTGCGCACGCCCAGCAGCGGCCGGATCACCCGGCCCGAACCCCCGTCCGATCGCGCCCGCACCCCTGCCAGCCCGCCCACGCCCGATCCGCGATTGAGCCGCATCACCATGGTTTCCAGCTGGTCGTCGGCATGATGGGCGGTCAGTATCCAGTCGATCCCTTGCGCGCGCCGCCACGCCTCGATCAACCCATAGCGTAGCGCCCGCGCCCATGCCTGGACATTACCCGTAACCGGCCGGTCGGGGGTCAGCGTCGCATGGGCTATCCCCTGATCGGCGCACCAGCGCGCGACCATGGCCGCCTCCTCCGCCGACTCCGCGCGCAATTCATGATCGACCGTCACCGCCGCAACCCGCCCCGGCCAGGCGCGGGCGGCCAGCCACAGCAGCGCCATACTGTCCGGCCCGCCCGAAACCGCGACGCCGAACCGGGCTACGGACACATCCCCGACCAGCGCCCGCGTCGCAGCGTCCAGCCGCGCTACCAGCGCGGTCGCATCGTTGCTCAGCTGCACTTCGCTTTCGCGCGGCCCGCGGTCATCAGGCCGCGCAGGGTGGAGGACAGATTGTCGCCATAGACCTGTTCCAACTCCTGATAGACTTTGCAGGCGTCGGCGGGCTTTTTGAGCTGGATCAGCGCGTCGCCCAGATAGGCCAGGCTATCGGGCGCGCGGTCGCCGCGCGGGCGCTTCTGGTAATTTTCATAAAAGGCGACCGACGCCAGCGCCGGCTTGCCATCGTCCAGATAGGCGCGGCCCAGCAGGTTCTGCGCCTTGCTGGCGACTGGGCTTGCGCCGTATTTCTCGACCGTCGCCTTCAACTGGGCCTGTGCTTCAGGATAGAATTTGGCGTCCCACAGCCGATAGCCATAATTATAGGCGTCGCTGGCAGCATCGCCGGTGTCGGGCCGCTCCACCGCCGCGACGGCGGCCTTGCGCGCTTCGCTGGCGACCGGCGGCGCGGCGGCAGGCGCTGGTTTGGGCGGTGCGGGTTTGGGTGCTGCGGCCACCGGCGCAGGCTCCGCCGGCACGGACGCAGACGGCCGGGGTGTCGGCGCTGCGACGGGCGCAGGCTCGGCCTGACGCGCGTCATTCTCTGCCTTATATTTGTTGAACGCTTCCTCCAGCTGGCGGAGCTTGTAGCTATTCTCCTCCACCTGGCCGGTGATCGACGCAAGCTGCGATTCCAGCGCACCGACGCGCGACGTCAAGTCCGCGATCGGCGTGGAGGCGGGCGATCCGGGCGCGATCGTGGGCGTGACGGGACGGCTGATTTCCGCCTCGATCGGGGTGCCGGCGGGAAACACCTTGCGCTGCACGGCGCGCATTTCCTTTTCCAGCCGATCCACCCTGACTTCAACCGGCGCATTCTGCGCCGCGGCGGGCAGAGTCATGACAGGCGAGGCCATGACAGGCAGGGCGACGGCCAGCAGGACCGCCGTTGTCGCAAGAAAGGCGTTACTACGCATGATGATCCCCGACTGATATTTCTGGTGGATTGATTTTGACATTTGCATCCCTTGGCGGCTGGGATGGGTCTGCAAATGTCGAAATCGTAAAATCCACTAGAATCTAAAGACGTCCAGTGGTCCGAAACTATTCTGACATTCGAGCGCGACTTGGCTTCAAACGGTATCGAATGTCAGAATCGGACCACTGGCTTAACCATAAGCCGTTATTTCGCGCGGTAAAGCGCGACGTCGCCTGCAATCCCGGCAGCGCGCGTCAGGGCTGCGGAGCGGCGGCGCTGTCGCCAGCAGGCGCAACGGGCGCGGGCGCTGTCGGCGCGCTTCCCTCAACGGACGCTGGCGCGCTCCGCCGTTGCGCGGGGCGCGCGGGCGACGCGGATGCACCCGATGCCGGCGTGGCCGTGGTAGCCGCGGGGGCTGCGCCGCGCGCCAGCAGCGCCTCTGCGCTGACCGGCACGTCGGCAATGGTGCGATCGGCCGCGCCAAGGGGTGGTATCGGCTTGCCGCCTACCGTCACGCTCAGCGCCTGGGGGCGGCCTGTCAATATGGTCGGTCCCTTCGCGCCGGCGGGCAAAGTGAAGATTTCGCCTTTCTTCAAAATGCCGTCCTTCAACCGTTCGCCAGCCTCGTCGACGATACGCAGCCAGACATCGTCGATGGCGGTGAATACCACCGGCTGGGCGGCGGGCGCGACCGGCGCAGCGCCGGCGGGGCGGGCGACGGCGGGTGCGGCCTGCTCCTGCGCGATCTCCTCGCCCGTCGGCGGGGTCAACAACTGCGTGCGCCAGATCGTGAAGCCCGCGATCAACAGCACGACGATCAGCGCAGCGGTCCAGGCCAGCGTGCGCGATGGCACTCGCGCCGGATCGACCGGCTCGAACGCTTCATACCGCGCGCCCATGTCGCTATTATGGACGCCATGGCGCACCTGCGCCGCGATCTCCACCTCATCCAGATTGACCGCGCGGGCATAGGCGCGGGCGAAACCGACGGCGTAGGGAATACCGGGCAACGCCGCATAATCGTCGCGCTCCACCGCCTCCAGCTGACGCTGGGCGATACGCGTGCGGGTAGCGACATCCTGTATCGAAAGGCCCTGCGCCTCCCGCGCGACGCGCAGCTTGGCGCCGGGGGTTGAAGGCTGCGCTTCCGGCGCATTCTCTACGCCGGTTTCGAATTCGGGTTCGTCTGCCATGCTGCTCCGCGACCTGCTTTGATCGGCCTTGTCTCATTGCGGGACGGGCGTTGTCAACGCCGCGTCCGCCCATTTCAGCTCAGTTCGATGTTCCGTTCGACCGCCCATTGCGTCAGCCGCCCGCGAATGTCGATGACCCCGCCGTTCAGCAGTTCGCGCATCAGCGTTCGCAGTTCCTCCGCATCGATCGCGCGGATCATCGCCTTGACCGGGCCGACCGAGGCCGGAGTAATCGACAGCCGCCGCACGCCCAGCCCAATGAGCGCCATCGCCTCCAACGTGCGGCCGCCCATTTCGCCGCACACGCCGACCGGCACATGATATTCGCCGCAGGTCCTCACCACCCGGTCCAGGAAGCGCAGGATGGCGATGCTCAACCAGTCATAGCGTTCGGCCAGCTTGGGATGGGCGCGATCGGCGGCGAACAGGAACTGGGTCAAATCGTTGGTGCCGATCGACAGGAAATCCAGCTTGGGCAGCAATATATCCAGCACCTCGGCCAGCGCCGGCACCTCCAGCATCGCGCCATAGCGCACCGCGATCGGCAACTTCTTCTTGCGCGCCAGCAACCATTCGCGCTGATGTTCGACCAGAGCGCGCGCTTCCTCATATTCCCACGGCTCCGACACCATCGGGAACATGACGTGCAGCACCTTACCTGCCGCCGCCTCCAGCAACGCGCGCGCCTGCGCCTTCATCAAAGCATCACGATCCAGCGCCAGCCGCAGCGCGCGCCAGCCCATCGCCGGATTATCCTCATGCTCGTCATCGTCCCGCTGCATATAGGGCAGCGCCTTGTCGCCGCCGATATCGACCGTGCGAAAGATGACGGGCCGGTCGCCCGCGGCGTCCAGCACATCCTTGTAAAGCCGCTGCTGCTTTTCGCGCTGCGGCAGCGTCGCCGACACCAGGAACTGAAACTCTGTGCGAAACAGGCCGATACCGTCCGCACCCACCATGTCCAGCGCCTGCGCATCCTCGCGCAGGCCGGCATTGACCATCAACTCGACCCGCTGCCCGTCCGCCGTCACCGACGGCAGGTCGCGCATCGCGACAAACTCTGCTCGCCGCTTCTGCGTCACGTGCAGCTTGTTCTCGAACGCCTCCTCCATGTCGGCGGTCGGGCGGATCAGCAGCGCATTGGCGTTAACGTCCATCAGGATGAGGTCGCCCTCATTCACCAGATGGCGAATGTCGCGCACCCGGCCCAGCACCGGCACGCCCATGGCGCGCGCGACGATGGTGACATGGGCGGTCAGCGACCCTTCCTCCAGGATCACGCCCTTCAACCGCCGCCGGTCATATTCCAGCAATTCCGCCGGGCCCAGATTGCGCGCGATCAGGATGGCGTCCTGCCGCAGCCCCATCTGCGCCGCCGTGCCCAATTGCCCCGATACGATCCGCAGCAGCCGGTTGGCCAGATCCTCCAGGTCGTGCATCCGGTCGGACAGCAGCGGATCGTCGATCTGCCGCATCCGCATCCGGGTGCGCTGCTGCACCCGCTCGATCGCCGCTTCGGCGGTCAGGCCGCTGTCGATCGCCTCGTTGATGCGCCGCGTCCAGCCTTCGTCATAGGCGAACATCTTGTACGTTTCGAGCACCTCCTGATGCTCGCCCTCCATGCCGAATTCCGCCGCGCCGGTCATCCGGTCGATCTGCTCGCGCATCTTGGCGAAGGCGGAAATGACGCGCGCCCGCTCCGCCTCGGTATCCTCCGCCACCGTATGTTCGATATGGACGCGCGGCTGATGAAACACGACATGCCCCCGCGCCATGCCCATCACCAGTTGCAACCCGTGCAGCAGCGTCGTGCCCGTGTCGGTCACGCGCAATTCGGCTTGGCCGTCATCGGCCAGCTCGGCATTGGCGATCAGTTCGGACAGCACCATCGCGACGGTCTGGAGCGCCTCGATCTCTACTTCCTCATATTTGCGCGGATCGGCATGCTGCACGCACAGCACGCCGATCGCCCGCTCGCGCCGCACGATCGGCACGCCGGCAAAGCTGTGGAAGAGTTCCTCGCCGGTTTCGGGGCGATAGGAAAAGTCGGGATGCGACGCCGCCTCGTCCAGGTTCAGCGTCTCGACATTGGTGGCGATCAGGCCGACCAGCCCCTCCCCCATCGCCATGCGTGTCACATGCACCGCTTCCTGCTTCAAACCGCGGGTCGCAAACAGCTCCAGCACGCCTTCGCGCACCAGATAGATGGAACAGACTTCGCTCGACAGCGACTCGCCGATAATCTCCACAACCTTGTTCAGCTTCGCCTGCGCGCTGTTGCGCGCAGCCATCACCTCCTGCAGGCGAATGAGGATCTGGCGGGCGGCGGCTGCGGGTGTGCTGGGCATAATATTGCGCTATCAGATTGACGCCCGGCTTTCCAAGGCGTTTCGGTTCCCTGCGTCGGCAATAATGTTCGACAGGACGTATTTGCATGGCGGAAACATTCTGTACAATCGTCCAGCAAGTGAAGAGTCCTTCAATGGGCTTGCAGGGAGAACAGGGATCATGGCGACGCAATTTGAACCGGCAGTGGAACAGGATCTGATCGATCGCGGCTATTCGCGCCGCCAACTGGCGAAGGTCGCCGCCCTTCTCGGCGCGGGTGCCGCCGCCATCCGCGTGACCGGCGCAGGCGCGCAGCAGGCGGCCAAGCCCGTCGCGGGCGCGGTGCGCATCGGCGCCAACGAATGTTGGACCGGCCCCTTCCCCGTCGCCGCCAAGGCCGCCTTCAAACTGGTGGAGGAAGGCAACCGCTACGAACCGGACAATGAACATCAGAAATTGTTCGATGCCGTCGCGGCGGTCGAAGGCATACCCGCCGACCGCATCGTCGCGTGGCCCGGCTCGTCCGACCCGTTGAGCCGCGTCGCCATCGCCTACGCCTCGCCCACGCGCAGCATCGTCACCGCCGACCCCACCTATGAAGCGATCTGGCGCACCGGCGACTGGATCGGCGCGAAGGTGACGAAGGTGCCACTGACCAGTGATTACCGCCATGACGTCAAGGCGATGCTGGCGGCGGACCCCAATGCGGGCGTCTATTATATCTGTTCGCCCAACAACCCGACCGGCACCGTCACGCCGATCGCCGACATCGAATGGCTGGCCAACAACAAGCCCAAGGATTCGATCCTGGTGGTGGATGAAGCCTATATCCACTGGGTCGACGGACCCAATGCCGCCAAACTCGCCGCCACCCGCGACGACGTGCTGATCCTGCGGACCTTCTCCAAATTGTTCGGCATGGCTGGCATGCGCCTGGGCCTTACCTTCGCCAGTCCCACGCTGATGGAAAAGATGATGCGCTATGACGGCGGCCAGGTGACCGGCATGTTGCCGATGACCGCCGTCGCCTGCGGCACCGCTTCGGTCGGCGAAGCCGCGCTCATCAAGGCGCGCCGCGCCGAAATGGTCGCCGCCCGCGAAAAGTCGGTCAGCCATTTGAAGGCCAAGGGGATCAAGGTCATCCCCGGCAGCCAGGCGAACATGTTCATGATCGACTGGGGCAAGCCGGCCAAGGACATGCAGGCCGCCCTGCTCGCCGCCAATGTGCAGATCGGTCGCAGCTGGCCCATCTGGCCCAACGTCTCGCGCGTGTCGGTCGGCTCGATGGCCGAAATGGAAGCCTTCAACGCGGCGATCGACAAGGTTTGGAAGGCCTAGTCGTCTCAGCGCTGGCAAACGCATAAAAATTGCGAAAATACGGGGCGGCGCATTGTGGAAATGCGCCGCCCTTTCGTTTTCCCTCATGAGATTTGAAACCGAAATCAGACGGGGACGGACGACATGACCATGATGCTGACCAAAGACGCCAAGGACGATATGATCGAGCGCGGCTATTCGCGCCGCCAACTGGGTGAAGTCGCCGCGCTGCTCGGCGCCGGCGTCGCCGCCAGCTCGCTGCTGGGCGGCGCGGCCCACGCGCAGCAACAGGCCGGACGCGGCGTCAAGGGCGCGGTGCGCATCGGCGCCAACGAATGCTGGACCGGCCCTTTCCCTTCGGGCGTTCAGGCCGCCGCCGAAGCCGCTTCGTTCGGCAACTGGTATGATCCCGACAATTATAAGGGCGACCTTATCAAGACCGTCGCCACGGTCGAAGGCATCCCCGAAGCGCAGGTCATGCCTTGGCCAGGGTCAGGCGGCCCGCTAGTCAGCATCGTGGCGGCCTATTGCTCGCCGACCAAGGGTCTGGTCACCGCGGACCCGACCTTCGAATCGGCCTGGCGCACCGCCGATTACATGAAGGCCCCTATCGCCAAGGCGCCCCAGGCGATCGGCAAGGGCCATGACGTAAAAGCGATGCTGGCCGCCAATCCCAATGCGGGCCTCTATTATATCTGCACGCCCAACAACCCGACCGGCACGATCACGCCGCTGGCCGACATCAAGTGGCTGCTGGACAACAAGCCCGCCGACGCCATGCTGCTGGTGGACGAAGCCTATCTCCACTTCTCGGAAGCCCCCAGCGCCGCCACGCTGATCGGCACCCGCAAGGACATCATCGTCATGCGGACCTTCTCGAAGCTGTTCGGCATGGCCGGCGTGCGCCTTGGCCTGACCTTCGCCGATCCCGAAGTGCAAAAGCGCATCTCGCTGTTCGGCCCGTCGGCCGGGGGCCTGGCCATCACCGCCATGCACTGCGGCAATGCGGTCTATAAGGAAGCCGCCCTCATCAAGGCGCGCCGCGCCGAAATGATCGCCAATCGGGAAGAAACCATCGCATGGCTGGCCAAGAAGGGCCTCGACGTCCATCCCGGCAGCCAGGCGAACATGTTCATGGTCGATTGGAAGAAGCCGGCCAAGGAGATGCAGGCCGCCCTGCTCGCCGCCCCGGAAAAGGTGCAGATCGGCCGCAGCTGGGCGATCTGGCCCACCGTCTCGCGCGTGACCGTGGGTTCCGCCGACGACATGGCCAAGTTCCGCGCCGCCGTGGACAAGGTCTATAAGGCATAAAGCGCTTCCCATAGCGTCACGAAGGAAAGGGCGTCCGTTCAACCGGGCGCCCTTTTTTGGTAGCTGGATGACGCAAATGGGTGGTTTCCTGCTATACCCTTCCCGCAAGCGGGAGGGGCAGCGAGACTTACGCGCGAAGCGTGTTAGTCGCAGCGGGGTGGGCCTACGCCCCCTTGGGCACGCCCACCCCCTAGCCCCCTCCCGCAAGCGGGAGGGGGAACAAGGTACTCTGCAAGTGGTCAAGAGCCGCCCCCTCTCGACCGTCGACAGCAACAAAAAGGAAGCGAGCGTTGCTCACCGTCCCTCTATCCGTTACCATGTTCCATAAAATGGATCATGGAGACTGGATGCGGCGCAAGACAAAAGTGATCGGATGGGCGTTGCTGCCGTTGCTGCTCGCCGCCGCCCCGCCAAAACCCGCCACCTGGATCGACCCCACCACCGGCCATCGCATCGTGCGCGTGGACGACCGTCCCGGCAATTATGGCCTCTATTTCAACTACAACCCCTTCACCCCCGACGGGAAGCGGATGATCTATCTGATGCCGGAGGGTATCCGCGTCGCCGACACCGGCAACTGGACCACCCGCCTCGTCCTGAAGGAAAAGATCGACCGTCTCCTCTTTGTGGGCAATCGCGCCCCGGTCGCCTATTACAGCACCAGCCCCATCGGCAACGAAGCCGCCTCCACCATCTGGTCGGTCGATCTCGACACCGGCAAGCGCCGCCGCGTCGCCGACCTGCCCGGCGGCCGCATCGCCTCGATCAATGCCGACGACACGCTGCTCGCGGGCCATCGCGAACTGGAGCCGCCCCCCGCCGCCATCGCCGCGCAGGGCAATCGCGATCCCAAAAACGGCGCCCCCACCTATGCCGCCAATGGCCCGGACGGAAAGCCGCTGCCCTTCGCGGTCGCCAAGGAACAATGGATGGCGCGGCGCCTGGCCGCAGGCGTGCCGATGGAAATCTTCACGATCGACATCGCCACCGGCGAACGCAAAACCGTCACCCAGTCGAAGGACTGGCTCAACCACGTCCTCTTTTCGCCCTCCGACCCGACCCTGCTGATGTATTGCCACGAAGGCCCCTGGCAGAAGGTCGATCGCATCT is a window encoding:
- a CDS encoding pyridoxal phosphate-dependent aminotransferase — encoded protein: MATQFEPAVEQDLIDRGYSRRQLAKVAALLGAGAAAIRVTGAGAQQAAKPVAGAVRIGANECWTGPFPVAAKAAFKLVEEGNRYEPDNEHQKLFDAVAAVEGIPADRIVAWPGSSDPLSRVAIAYASPTRSIVTADPTYEAIWRTGDWIGAKVTKVPLTSDYRHDVKAMLAADPNAGVYYICSPNNPTGTVTPIADIEWLANNKPKDSILVVDEAYIHWVDGPNAAKLAATRDDVLILRTFSKLFGMAGMRLGLTFASPTLMEKMMRYDGGQVTGMLPMTAVACGTASVGEAALIKARRAEMVAAREKSVSHLKAKGIKVIPGSQANMFMIDWGKPAKDMQAALLAANVQIGRSWPIWPNVSRVSVGSMAEMEAFNAAIDKVWKA
- a CDS encoding helix-turn-helix domain-containing protein, whose translation is MADEPEFETGVENAPEAQPSTPGAKLRVAREAQGLSIQDVATRTRIAQRQLEAVERDDYAALPGIPYAVGFARAYARAVNLDEVEIAAQVRHGVHNSDMGARYEAFEPVDPARVPSRTLAWTAALIVVLLIAGFTIWRTQLLTPPTGEEIAQEQAAPAVARPAGAAPVAPAAQPVVFTAIDDVWLRIVDEAGERLKDGILKKGEIFTLPAGAKGPTILTGRPQALSVTVGGKPIPPLGAADRTIADVPVSAEALLARGAAPAATTATPASGASASPARPAQRRSAPASVEGSAPTAPAPVAPAGDSAAAPQP
- the ftsH gene encoding ATP-dependent zinc metalloprotease FtsH → MNDEKDPPGNPWIKSAMIWAGVIVALLMFVSLFDSRTASSAGSGIAYSEFRSKVQEGQVKDVAIAPDKISGTLSSGQKFTTVPVNDPGLTGLLDDYNVKYSGQAQDQPSFWQILIYQSLPFLLILGIAFFVLRQMQKGGGAGGAMGFGKSKAKLLTEKHGKVTFQDVAGIDEAREELEEIVEFLKDPTKFARLGGKIPKGALLVGSPGTGKTLLARAIAGEAGVPFFTISGSDFVEMFVGVGASRVRDMFEQAKKNAPCIVFIDEIDAVGRHRGAGLGNGNDEREQTLNQLLVEMDGFEANEGIIIVAATNRPDVLDPALLRPGRFDRQVVVPRPDIDGREKILAVHMKKVPLAPDVEPRTIARGTPGFSGADLANLVNEAALTAARRGKRLVAMSEFESAKDKVMMGAERRSMVMTDDEKKMTAYHEAGHAIVSVHEPASDPIHKATIIPRGRALGMVMRLPERDSYSYHRDKMHANMAVAMGGRVAEEIIFGYDKVSSGASGDIQYATKLARDMVTQWGMSDKLGPLQYEEQQGETFLGYSQSQRTHMSDETAKLIDAEIRGLVEQGYKRAQELLTGHEDQLHLLANAMLEYETLSGEEIRALLEKGEITRDDGTTIKPSVIPAAGSSIPRIRKRKGPFGEASPAGA
- the tilS gene encoding tRNA lysidine(34) synthetase TilS, translating into MQLSNDATALVARLDAATRALVGDVSVARFGVAVSGGPDSMALLWLAARAWPGRVAAVTVDHELRAESAEEAAMVARWCADQGIAHATLTPDRPVTGNVQAWARALRYGLIEAWRRAQGIDWILTAHHADDQLETMVMRLNRGSGVGGLAGVRARSDGGSGRVIRPLLGVRKAALQALVDAEGLPHVHDPSNADPRFDRAALRAALAQAPWLDVEAAARSAAALAESDEAIAWSVAMLAQAHVRVDGGSWRLERTDLPREYLRRLLLLMLDRAGAPPPRGDSLDRAIAAAAAGGKASVGDWLVEGGAKWTLYPAPPRRTR
- a CDS encoding oligogalacturonate lyase family protein → MRRKTKVIGWALLPLLLAAAPPKPATWIDPTTGHRIVRVDDRPGNYGLYFNYNPFTPDGKRMIYLMPEGIRVADTGNWTTRLVLKEKIDRLLFVGNRAPVAYYSTSPIGNEAASTIWSVDLDTGKRRRVADLPGGRIASINADDTLLAGHRELEPPPAAIAAQGNRDPKNGAPTYAANGPDGKPLPFAVAKEQWMARRLAAGVPMEIFTIDIATGERKTVTQSKDWLNHVLFSPSDPTLLMYCHEGPWQKVDRIWTIRTDGSAKTKVHQRTFQGEIAGHEYWAPDGRTIWYDLIQPMGVRWLASHDVVSGTRRWYALRPGQGSYHYSSSPDGRAFAGDGNDEGKYISLFHPRADTNPRARDTLDGDKLIAAGDLVTERLADLSKQDYTLEPNQHFTPDGKWLVYRANVEGKPAIYAVEVAKAP
- the ptsP gene encoding phosphoenolpyruvate--protein phosphotransferase, with amino-acid sequence MPSTPAAAARQILIRLQEVMAARNSAQAKLNKVVEIIGESLSSEVCSIYLVREGVLELFATRGLKQEAVHVTRMAMGEGLVGLIATNVETLNLDEAASHPDFSYRPETGEELFHSFAGVPIVRRERAIGVLCVQHADPRKYEEVEIEALQTVAMVLSELIANAELADDGQAELRVTDTGTTLLHGLQLVMGMARGHVVFHQPRVHIEHTVAEDTEAERARVISAFAKMREQIDRMTGAAEFGMEGEHQEVLETYKMFAYDEGWTRRINEAIDSGLTAEAAIERVQQRTRMRMRQIDDPLLSDRMHDLEDLANRLLRIVSGQLGTAAQMGLRQDAILIARNLGPAELLEYDRRRLKGVILEEGSLTAHVTIVARAMGVPVLGRVRDIRHLVNEGDLILMDVNANALLIRPTADMEEAFENKLHVTQKRRAEFVAMRDLPSVTADGQRVELMVNAGLREDAQALDMVGADGIGLFRTEFQFLVSATLPQREKQQRLYKDVLDAAGDRPVIFRTVDIGGDKALPYMQRDDDEHEDNPAMGWRALRLALDRDALMKAQARALLEAAAGKVLHVMFPMVSEPWEYEEARALVEHQREWLLARKKKLPIAVRYGAMLEVPALAEVLDILLPKLDFLSIGTNDLTQFLFAADRAHPKLAERYDWLSIAILRFLDRVVRTCGEYHVPVGVCGEMGGRTLEAMALIGLGVRRLSITPASVGPVKAMIRAIDAEELRTLMRELLNGGVIDIRGRLTQWAVERNIELS
- a CDS encoding pyridoxal phosphate-dependent aminotransferase, producing the protein MTMMLTKDAKDDMIERGYSRRQLGEVAALLGAGVAASSLLGGAAHAQQQAGRGVKGAVRIGANECWTGPFPSGVQAAAEAASFGNWYDPDNYKGDLIKTVATVEGIPEAQVMPWPGSGGPLVSIVAAYCSPTKGLVTADPTFESAWRTADYMKAPIAKAPQAIGKGHDVKAMLAANPNAGLYYICTPNNPTGTITPLADIKWLLDNKPADAMLLVDEAYLHFSEAPSAATLIGTRKDIIVMRTFSKLFGMAGVRLGLTFADPEVQKRISLFGPSAGGLAITAMHCGNAVYKEAALIKARRAEMIANREETIAWLAKKGLDVHPGSQANMFMVDWKKPAKEMQAALLAAPEKVQIGRSWAIWPTVSRVTVGSADDMAKFRAAVDKVYKA